The genomic stretch GGACTGGCCCTCATAGATaacatttaaagaaaatgcatttatATATGAACTGGTGTTCACTAGTACACGATTAACTAATAGATATCATGCTAGATTAGTTCAAATGTAATGTATGCTAGATGTTATAGTGTTGTACTAGTGTTTACACCTTCCTATTTATGCGTTCTGTGTTTCCTGGTGGAAAATAGCGAGTAGTTACGTGTACTAGTACTTTTAAAAACGATCTTATTCCATTGATTTGAACAGAATTTTACGCTATAGTATATATTGAAtgtacgatttttattttcctgtaATACTTCTTTGTTACCGCTATAAAACTTTACTTGTTTATTGGTTGTTAAgctttgttaataaaatactataaaattttaaatgacttctttattcgattttccaaattcattttttgaaatttcattctctCTTATTAGGTTATCCcagaagtttctttctttttataaagaaataatagatgcacaacattttttgttttgtccATGTTTTGTATGATCCATTctgttctatttctattattatgatcatacataatttaataaagtgATATAAAGCCAAAAATGTTGTACTggtattatttccttataaaacaaaagaaacttttgggacaagCTAATACATTTCccatattatatgtaattgaGTCGGTGATTATGCAAGTGTCCTATGCCTCATTTCGAGATATTTAAAGTTTTGCGTTTGGCGCATGACTTGAGTTCTGTTTAATGAGACAACATCCAACTTAATACagctgttgaaaaatataatatgtaatatggTTAAATTTCTACTACTTTGAAAAGTACTATGCAAAATAAGcaatttttttagatatttgaCTTATCCACTTTCATAATCACCGGAACAATTAGAATGTGGATTTTTCTGCACttatgagaaaattaaatgtagAATATCTAAAGTATTCGTAAcctaattataaaatatacatataattttattaaacttttatattgTACAAGTACAAAATTAgacaaaattatctataaaatattttttacttaattttaataatttaatttattaataagttCTGTTATGCGTTGAAATAACTTTAGGGATAAGATTAGCGCATATGAATGCAATAATACATGTCATATTGTATCAGTTTCTCTAAATAAGCGGGTCGCAGATTAGTCCATCCGAAATACATATCATTTTTTCACAGGCGGCACCACTAATAGCATGGAAGTTAGTAACAATCAAGATGGCTGCTACCAACTCGAATATATCCAGTGATAGTCCAACCAAGAAAGAAGACGAattcaatgaattttattcCGAAGTATGTAAATCTCGAATGACATCATATCATTAGAACATTTATCTGTGTAAAAGTCAGTTTTTGATACAATTCTTGGTTATGTAACTGTAAACACTTGTACCTTGCTTTAAGGGTTAACAAACGTCACTATGTATGcattaaacaataataataaatcgagtTTAAAGTGCAATTTACCAATAGTTTTCCGTTATTTGATAAGTGATACCTAACATTTCTTAAAACAACATAAACTAAATTGCTTTCTCAGTAAATTTTTGAGTTATAAATAAGCCTAACCTATACAACTGATTCGCGCCCTAAACAAATAGTTGTTTTGCATtgtacgaaattttatttttcttcaggtgaaagaaatagaaaaaagagatTCGGTATTAACTCCCAAACAACAAATTGACAGACTACTTCGACCTGGCTCgtcgtattttaatttaaacccTTTTGAAGTATTACAAATTGATCCATCCACATCtatagatgaaataaaaaagaaataccgACGTGTAAGTTAACATCTTTTTCGtctttaatataatgtataaattttaaaatatatgttattaaattatttttattatgtagaTGTCAATTCTTGTGCATCCTGATAAAAACCAAGATGACGCAGAACGTGCACAACAAGCGTTTGAAAGTATGTATTAATTTTCACTTTGAGAActgatgaattttcaaaattgtttcttttattatagttGTTAACAAAGCATGGAAAACAttggaaaacgaagaaactagAGCTAAATGCATGGATGTTATAGAAGAAGCAAAAGCTAGAACGGATCATATGGtatgaataataaacaaataaatccttctcatttataagaatatatttgcaatacatttataaatgtcgaaaaatttgttagattgtagaaaagaagaaaaaactgaaaaaagagggaaaaacaGAAAGTGCAAATATACTTGAAGAGGAAACAGAAGAAGGTTATAGACATGCAGTTTGGGTTATGACGATGAAACTCTTTGCTGACATGGAGAGAAGAAggttaatttgaataataataataatatagctTATGAAACGGGTCCTCTTATctgtaaataaaagtttgtgatttttttttctgtagAAGGGAATTAGCTACTAGAGATGCGGAACAACGTAAAAGGAAACGAGAAGAAGAATTATCTGCAGAAGCACAAGCTGCGTTAGAACGTGAGTGGcaaaaaaattttgaagaatctCGACAATCAAGAGTTGATAGTTGGAAAGCTTTTCAGTCTGGTGCTAGTGCCacaaaacaaaagaaagcaaaaaagtTAAAAGCTTTCAGGCCTCCTAAAACGAAAGCTGAATCACGATAATTAAGTAACTGTTCCTGACACCTGATATagattcttttatttgatcagcatttcatatttcttgCAAAAAAAAGTAGTTTAAATAGCATGTTTTCACTATGTGACagattattgattttattagaACTAATTGGAATTATTCTCATTTAAAATTCGTTTCTTAATTAAGAATTTGTTATTTGAAActagttaaaaaattaaaatcaggTGTCAAAGTAGAGAATGAATTGTAAACAGAGTGATGAGTACATTGAGCAGCAAAGTGTGAGAATGATTAGTGTATGTATCGTTCACAAATAATTTGTGTGTTTGTTGAatctatatgtatgtattgaCGTACATAGTTGTGATATATTTACATGGCCCGAATAAGTTCAACTTTAAATAAAAGCTTGGTctaatgaaattattgtatGAAATGTAAGACAATTTCCATTTGTACTATACATACATTTGTATAACAAATGTCAATTTTATGATATACACGTACCTCATATTTTTATCTGAAATACACAATCACATGACACAATGCTTTAAAAAAAGACAACATTTAAGTTATACAAtgtgttaaatgaaatttaaattaatatttcttgctttttcatatacttttataaattattgtgaAAAGTTTGCATATATCGTACCAATAATtgacaattaaataaatattgctgTTTTAAAGCTACAAGATgatttgaaatacaaaatataaaggtaaagtataaatattcttctacAGAATACAATCTCTGCttacatattgttataaaaattcgacATTATGTATTGGTGTCATGTGTGCGCAAAGTATATCTATCTAacgatgtataatataattgttacaTTATACTAAggcaaaatatttcatctgtATTTCATACGTAATGCGGATGAAATTGTGACGCTTTTATATacctttgtttctttcttcactttctttttcaattttagtaAATAGTTTGTCGCTGCACTAACAATCATATTTTGCACCTTTAGTGACATTACAATAATCATATTAACATGtggaatttgttaatttctgATTTTAAATATGCTACGAACAAAaccatatataaaatgatttagCGTATGTTTCGTTTGGAAAtcagaaaatataacataatacattCCTTTTAGTTTAACAAAACACTCTAAGTAAGTGATACGACAATATTTTACGTTCATTGCCATCGAAATAGTTTAACGGGCCATGTAGTTATAATTTCCGGTTTTCAATAGATACTCGCATAATGGATGTTATATCGCGACGTACACTTGGTCCAACTGTAATTTGTAAGATTATTGTAAGAAGACAAATTTCTAAAGCATAAGTTTCTCATTGCAAGTCACTTTAAATAGTCTTACTAATATATGAAAGTCAATGTTGTACAAGTGCCGATAAGAATAAACGGCGAGAAAGTGTTTGTgtgtaaaagataaaatcgtaagatgaaatttttatcaaagataTTAAGCTGAATAGCTGATCATAACgtgaaataacatttatttccaatctttttctattttgtttttgtaatatgaatttttctatgatgccataaactttattaattccgatttatatatatatatatatatatatatatatatatacataatatttttattaatattatgtattatataataatgtatataatatatattatatataatattatataatattatttcattaatatatataatatatatatatagatatatatatatatcagcgcaatattaataatcagTTTACTATAATTAAGTAATACCAAATAATGGATTAAACAATACACACTCGGAGAATGcctcgtttatttataatatatgtatgataCTGGATGGTAGAAAAAAATCTATTCGTGGCTTCtatttatatgtacaaaaattttattatatcacaACAAATGATATTATATGACCACATATTCTGTATTAGGCGGAATTGTTcgaaaaattaacttttttttcttaaaattgatttcaatTCTTTATTCATTCGTGAAAATGTTACGAcggatatattataatattatttaatgctataaaaaaattcattttatacaaGTAATAGATTACAAATcgtcaattataataatttgtattgtTCTTTATTTAGTTCGACCATTTGTTATTAATGTATTCGTCTTGTATATTATGACGTCCATGggatataaaatgtaaatatgatACACATCGAgtattcataatttaataactcCACTCAGGGTGTATGAAAAACATGATAACATTTATGTGACTGAATTAATTCAATATGAAATATCCACGAAAACTTTTTGCTGAAATTAATTTGGATAAATATATCCTGAATAATGTGATAtgcaaatatgaaattaaaggtgcgtaaagtgtaacgttgtaGAAAAATCGAACAAGTCGTGttctatttattcgtttacGTGAATGTACCAAATTTTTATGCACTCTACATTCGTAATTActggaagaaagaagaacgaagactctacaatttttatatataatcatattttatatttcacaacTTCCTCATCAGGCTTTTTTAGGTTTACATCGTAACTcaataagaatattacaagaaataaattactcaTATTTATAGATGTTTACTAAAAATTTTCGAGAATAAGAAACTGCAAAAACGAAATACAGAACACAACTATCCCTATTGTAAGCAACCTTAACATAATatcctttaattttattaaacttctGTTAATAGTATCAAAcgtgttaataattattcatcgtCTCGTCTCTTTTACTCTTTGCATGTTCACACTGACTAAAATTAgcacttttatttcttttataaataaatataggaGTATGGCATAATGCAATTTTTATGtgcaatgtttatttttatctgtaCTTGCTAAACACTTTGTCGTCATAATGTCTTTCAAAGCTGCTGCGCTAGCAATGACGATGAAATGCATTTTACGTGACTGTACACTTCCATCCGGAGTGTGTACGTGAGTCACATATAGAAATGTATTGACCgaaattatacacatatagaaacatattttatttatttaattttaagatataaCTTACAACAGtactaatattttctcttgtAAGTTATACTTCATCTTACATATATTgcaataattagaaatattctaagcatttttttattacttttacagTAATTGAaagatgtaattttataataatatatttttgctataaataatacatttttatacgcAACACTATtattaaaactaaaaattatttgtactttaataaaaagaaaatctacaaatccttatataaaaaatataaggtAAATTCGTTAATACCTTTAATACCCTTTGGTTATAGAAAATAGCTTAAATGAACTGTACAAGAAGTTCTGAATAAAAAACACGCTGCTCGACGATCTATactttcttcaaatatttgcgTTTTCTATCTAAGtatttactataattattcaaatattgtaCTCTTTCAAAAAGATTATAGtacaaatagaatatttaaattttatataaatattctacttgTATTATATCATTGATTCAACGATACAATTGATTGCCAATATTATGAACAGATTTTGTTTGATTTGTttagaatttgtaaaaatgtacaatacagcaagaatattaatatttagcTTTGCATTTGCAAACTGCGCATGTGCGAGGCATATGTGTATACGTATTATACGCATCATGCGCAACAGGTAACAATTCGtcctttcaaattttcaattcgatCCGTAGGAAATCGGTTTCTTTCTATATTGGTAATTGCACTAAATCGATTTGCGATTGAGGACCTAGAGAGTGAAATTCCACTTGGAAAAAGAATGATtcataatatgataatataagtGAATGAAATCAGAAccgaaaaaaaaataaaattgtacgaatCGAATATCTTCTAAGATCATGAAATCGGCAAATTCTCTTTCgataaagattttaatttaaaggatacataaaaaattaatattcatagtATTTACTAAAAACgccatttattaataataatatacattatatagtacaatataatttacattaaactttcaaatattttggaaaagaataaagtaaagtaaagagAGGTTATATCAACAATTATGGTAATAGAAATTACACAAATAATACCTTCAtcgtataaacaaatatattatatgtttttctctttcgagACATACAAACCGTATAAAAAACATGCATTATTAATGTTGCACAGAATGATACAAGATTTTCCAAGTTCAATTCATATGGTAAAGATCGTAACGCGATTGCTCCGAAAGAACTCCGTATTCGAATAGCTGAGTCGCGTACTACATGTGCATATATAATGGTActcatgtatacatatataataagcAAGTTTTTATTGTATGTGTGCACGAGTAATGGAAACGTATTCATATACGTTTATACACGAACCGGCCAGGATAAATATCGACGTATAAGAACCGATGCACGGCAAGAGGAAACCGTTCTTATAGTGCCTTTCTCGCACACAGTttaaagaaatgttatttCTGTGCATACAGCGAGATCCTTCGTGTTTGTGCGACCGCTTCACGAATGGAACGTAAAGTTTCTACTTGTTGACGTGAACTGTTACACAGATAGAAACCAGATACCGGTGTGTGTCCTTAACAACAGGTAAACGGAAATGCACCTGGACGGACACGATCGCAAGGGACCTGTAACCAAAAATGTcaatgtgtatatgtatgtctGAAAGAAACACACTAACATAATCATAGCAAGCCAAAGATCAAGTCTGCATCGGTGACAtagcgaaaagaaaaagttccTTTGCGCGATTTTTTCTAAACCAAAGAAAGCAATATGCACACagatacaaatacgtaaacaCTAATGTCTATAATATACGCTTACGACAGTAtgcaaatgaaagaaataccATCTACCTGAGACGCGTGCGTACGCAAAAGACACGTGTGTTCATCGCGCAGCACAAGCATACCACGTCACGCGgcatattcatatatatatatacaatcgCGTGGAACCTGTTCACACACAGAAACGTAACGAGAGATAAATGTTCGTGTACCTAAATAGACAATCACGGCGCGGCAAAGCAATAGAGGAGAAACTCGTATGTATGAAAATACACAAATAGCCGAAACATAGCGATGTATAGAGATTAATAGCATCTCTACGAAAGCACCAACTATGGTGTGGTGGTGTGTACGTGCGCGCAGATAGAAGGAACGCGTTTCGTCCGTGGACAAACGAGCGTCTATGGTACACAcaactaaaagaaaaatgatggTGTGCGTGGCGTGCACAGGTAGAAGGAAGAGAACAGAACGGCAACAGAAGTAGAGGTGCGGCGTGACCGCTTCGCCGCGACACTACACGAGACTGCAGTGAGTTGGTCGCTGTCGTGCGTTGCTCTTCACTGCTTTTGGATCGCCGTGAACGATCGATAGCTACGGCGAATCCAGCCGGTCGTGGATCGTAGAAAATCTGTGTGGACTCGCAACCTGTTGCGCTACCGGCTACCGATCTTGCATACATCGGCTTTAACACGCACCATTCTCACAGCACACCACGGCACCAGTGTTAGCCTTGACGGGCGCCAGCCAACCTGGACACGTACTTAGTTTGCACGACTAGCGCGCGTTCACACGTGGATCGCGCCGAGTGCGCGGCATCGCTACGTGGATTTGAATCGAGGAAAATATCCTCGACGTTGGATAATTGGAGGAAAGTGGCGTCGATATGTGACCCGTGATCGTGTGTTAATAGTGTGCTGGCCAGCGGAGCACCATGTCGACGACGGACGTGTTTCGCATCGCGCAACAGGGACCGCCGACTGCCGAAGAGGAACGAGGGTAATGTTCAACAGTGTTCTCTCATCGCatggtttatttacaattcgTTTTGTCAGCACGCTGCTTTTATGTAAAAGACTACGATCTTCGATCAATCGTTGTCAATCGTTGCAATTTACGTGACCGGTCGATCATCAACGAATAATTGTTCTAGGAGTCCCACAGAAATGTTTTTGTTCAGCTTTTTGTTACGTTGTTGCATGACTTGTGTAATTGGAGTTAGGTTTGGGGTAATTGGAAATGCGTTCTTAAAAGTGATCGTCCTAAACAAGGAATCGCTTGATTTGATCGGTCGTGCAGTCGGTAGGGTGTTGAATCGTCGTATTGGAATGTGATTTAGTCAGGTGTTTCTGTGTGCAGTTTGACGGATTAGGTTAGATTTTCGTGCAAAATTTATACATCGTGCACGCACACGTATGTGAATAATCGAATCCTACTATGAAATAGATGAACGTGTATCGAGGACGAATCGCACGGTAGTAGAAtcttacttatttttataactcATGATCGTTTAAGGTTTATCAGAGGGATTTGCGTTATACTTTCTTCGCTGCTCGAGGCAATAAACCTCGACGAATACGAGCCAGCAGAGCGACTGTCGAATACTGAATCGTCGAGAGTAAGACGTTCGCAAGAAACCTGTTTTAGCACTATCCAGAATTTCTACACCAACCAAGTAAATTAAACCATAGCAAATCGTGGCTTCGTTCCAACGTTCAAAATACGTTAAATACATAACTGTCGatgaattacaattaaaaattttcatcaacAAAAGATccgtgaaatatatttttagttccATTTCTTTTGTCGTCAACAATCCGCAGTATGATAATGAAACCATGATGTCCACAATTTTTTTCCAACGAATGTATCAATTATATTCTTCAGGATATTGCGCCATGTTCCAAAGACGGtgtaattgcattttttacCAGTTAAACTTATTTGATGCTAACGAGcgtataattaaacaaatgcTGAGATAATGTGCGTGTACCTTTTAGTGTTACTCTACCGTATAATCTACCTGATGTTGCAGTTACTACCATAACGATTCGCATGCTTTAGTCGTACCTTTCTATTCCATCTTACTTTTCACGAGCAAAAGTACTTTATTtcataaacgttatataaactCAAATCTCTAATCTATAATGAACTGCAAAAATTTGAGTTATGATACGTAGCTAAAGGAACAAATTCATCATATATCgtacaaaagaaaattatctttcaatttaaatCGACCTCGTGATCAGCCATTCTACAGGTGGTTATCGGTGaatagaaaatacgaaaagcTTCTATACAAAGGTAGCTACAATATTAGTCACGTTTCTCGACggtctctctccctccctctctctcaaTGTCAATGACTGCTCCCTCAGGGCTAGCTGTGACCCCCCATGCGAACGAGAGTCTCGTCTTTCTGTATGTTATAGCATATAGACGGAGTCGAATGGAATGGCGCTTTCACACGAAGCTATAAGGAACTCacgatatttatatgtacatatgaaTGTAGATATCGTGTCCGACATGTCGGTCCAAGTTTCTAGCTATATAAAGTGGCTTTAAAAATTGtcgataaatgtatttttaattgaaattcttgCAATCTTACTGGATAGTCACTTGAACATATAAACTGTTGTCTCTTTGACTTTAATTTGTTATCCGGAGAGGTCGAGGTAGCTCGTCATTCGGGTTGttgatttcttaaaattaaaacgcaataacatttttatttaatgactTTCTATTCAAAAACAGCTAATTAAAACTGACTTGttctcgttaatttttaatatttcagt from Bombus pascuorum chromosome 2, iyBomPasc1.1, whole genome shotgun sequence encodes the following:
- the LOC132904583 gene encoding dnaJ homolog subfamily C member 8, which produces MAATNSNISSDSPTKKEDEFNEFYSEVKEIEKRDSVLTPKQQIDRLLRPGSSYFNLNPFEVLQIDPSTSIDEIKKKYRRMSILVHPDKNQDDAERAQQAFEIVNKAWKTLENEETRAKCMDVIEEAKARTDHMIVEKKKKLKKEGKTESANILEEETEEGYRHAVWVMTMKLFADMERRRRELATRDAEQRKRKREEELSAEAQAALEREWQKNFEESRQSRVDSWKAFQSGASATKQKKAKKLKAFRPPKTKAESR